The following proteins are encoded in a genomic region of Mustela nigripes isolate SB6536 unplaced genomic scaffold, MUSNIG.SB6536 HiC_scaffold_699, whole genome shotgun sequence:
- the LOC132008700 gene encoding RNA-binding motif protein, X chromosome-like: protein PQTRGRENYRDPSRKEPVSSRRDDYISPRDDGYNTKDSYSSRDYPSSRDTKDYAPPTRDYAYRYYGHSSSRDEHYSRGYSDRDGCGGGRDRDYSEHSSGGSYRESYDSYGSSRGAPSARGPPLSYGGSSRYDDYSSTRDGYGGGRESYSSSRSDLYISRERGGRQERGFPPSMDRVYPSPRESYGSSSCGASRGGRGGNRSERGGHRRY, encoded by the exons gtccACAAACACGTGGAAGAGAAAATTATAGAGATCCTTCACGCAAAGAGCCAGTCTCTTCCCGGAGAGATGACTACATTTCACCAAGAGATGATGGTTACAATACCAAAGAtag ttattcgAGCAGAGATTATCCAAGTTCCCGAGACACCAAGGATTATGCTCCACCAACCAGAGACTATGCTTACCGTTACTATGGCCATTCAAGTTCTCGGGATGAACATTACTCTAGAGGATATAG tgATCGTGATGGCTGTGGTGGTGGTCGTGATAGAGATTACTCTGAACATTCAAGTGGAGGCTCTTATAGAGAGTCATATGATAGTTATG GTAGCTCCCGTGGTGCACCATCAGCACGTGGGCCCCCTCTGAGTTATGGTGGAAGCAGTCGCTATGATGATTATAGCAGCACACGTGATGGATATGGTGGAGGTCGGGAAAGTTACTCAAGCAGCCGGAGTGATCTCTATATAAGTCGTGAGCGTGGTGGCAGACAAGAACGAGGGTTTCCACCTTCTATGGATAGGGTGTACCCTTCTCCTCGTGAATCGTATGGTAGCTCAAGTTGTGGGGCTTCCAGAGGAGGTCGTGGGGGGAACCGATCTGAAAGAGGAGGCCATAGAAGATACTAA